Sequence from the Sphingomonas koreensis genome:
GACGCTTCTGCTTTTCCCGCGATCCCCAGCGCCAATACCAACCTAGCAGTCTTGATGCTGGCGGAGAAATTGGCCGAGCAAATGAAGGCTGAGAACTAGCGACCGGTGAATGCCGGGATACGACGCTCCATTACTGCGGCCACCGCCTCGTGCTGGTCGTCGGTCTGCTGCACGATCGCCTGCATCCCCGCGGCGATCTCGAGCGCGGTATGCAGGTCGAGTCTGGCGGAATCGCGCAGGAGCCGGGTGTTGAGCCGGATCGAGTGCATCGGATGTCGCGTAATCCGCGCCGCCAAGGTTCTCGCCTCGTCGAGCAGCGCATCATGTTGGACCACGCGAGACACGAGTCCGATCGCAAGCGCTTGTTCGGCATCGAGCGTGTCGCCGGTAAGCGCCATCTCTGCGGCCGCCGACTGGCCGATCGCGCGCGTCAGAAACCATGCGCCGCCCGCTGCCGAAGTCAGGCCGAGCTTGATGAAACTTTCCGCGAACTTCGCTCGATCCGACGCGATCCGCATCGTGCACATGGTAGCAAAGTCCATTCCGGCACCCATTGCGGCGCCGTTTACCGCAGCGATGGAAGGCACCTCCAGATCGTGGAGCGCGCGCGCGATCGTCTGCACGCCGGCCAGATAGGTCCGACGGATCTCGGCGGCGTTGCCGGCGAAGTGATTGGCGCGGGCGTACATGTCCTTGAGGTTGCCACCGGCACAGAAAACATCGCCTGCCGCCGTCAGGATTACGCATCCTACGCTCATATCGGCATTGATGGCATCGCATGCGGCGACCAGCTCGCGCGTGAGCAATGGACTAAGTGCGTTGCGGGTGCCGGGATCGTCGATGGTCAGAATGACGAGTGGCCCATCGCGCTCGACCCGAAGCACGGCGCGGCTGCTTTCGTTCACGTCAGCGCTCATGCGCCAATCTCCAGACCCTGCCGCTCGGCATGCATCAATCGCTCGTCAGTCATGATTCCTCCCGCAGGTGACCTGCCCATCACCAGTGTGCGGACTTCTAGCTGCATCTGGAGAACAGGCACGCTCTAAAATAGGTAGATATATAACCCGCATGGTTCTGATGCTTCGACTGGCACCGCACGAAAGAGAAATGAGATGCGCATCGTTTTCGGACTCCCTTCCCAGGAACAGATCTTTGCAACGGTTGCGGAAGGGGAAAGTCTCATGCGCGCCGCCGTCGAGCATGACGTGCCCGGGATCTATGGCGATTGCGGGGGGCAGTGCGCGTGCGCGACCTGCCATGTCTATATCGACAGCGACTGGATCGAACGCGTGGGCACGGCCGAACCCGGCTCGACTGAAGAATCGATGCTCGAAGGCGCTCCGGCCGATGTCCAGCCTAACTCCCGGCTGGCGTGCCAAGTGATCCTCACGCCTGAACTCGACGGGCTGGTCGTGCTTGTGCCGGAAGGCCAATGAGAAAGGACGGGGCAATGAACACTCAGATTCGCGGTGCGATCGAGACGATCGATGTCAGCCGTCCGAGCATCTTCCGCGACGATTCCTGGCGACCGCTGTTCGCGAAGCTCAGGGCAGACGATCCGGTGCATTACTGCGCCGACAGCCGCAGCGGACCCTATTGGTCGATCACACGCTACGAAGACATCGTCCGGGTCGATACCGACCCAGACGGCTTCTCTTCCCATTATTCGCGCGGAGGTGTGACCCTGGATGATCGCAAGACGAGCCAGAGCTTCATGCAGATGGATCCGCCCGACCACACGCGTAAGCGCAAGAGCGTCACGGGCATCGTCGCCCCAAAGAGCCTGGGCCAGATGGAAATTCTTATCCGCGAGCGGGCTGGCCGTACGCTCGATGCGCTGCCCCGCAACGAGGAGTTCGACTGGGTCGAGAATGTATCCGTCGAGCTCACCTCGATGATGTTGGCCACGCTGTTCGGACATCCGGTGGAAGATCGCCGCCGGCTGGTGCGCTGGTCGGACATCATTACCGCTGATCTTGAGGATCCGGAGAGTCCCATCAGCACGGAGGAAGAAAGGCAGGAGGTTCTCAAGGAGTTCTACATGTCGATGGTGGAGGTCTGGCAGCGACGCCAGAGCGAGCCGCCGGGCTTCGACATCATTTCGATCCTCGCGCACGACCCGGAGATGCGCAACGCGTCGCTTCAGGAAATCACCAGCGTCTTCGGTCTCTTCCTCGTCGGCGGAAACGACACCACCCGCAACTCTATGTCGGGCGGGGTATGGGGATTCGCGCAGAACCCCGATGAGTGGACGAAGCTCAAGGCAAATCAGAAACTGCTCGGCAACGCCGTGTCCGAGATCATCCGTTTTCAGACACCGGTCATCTATGAGCGCCGAACCGCGACGCGCGACATCGAGCTTGGCGGTAAAATCATCAAGGAAGGCGACCGGGTCGCCATGTGGTATATTTCGGGCAATCGCGACGAGAGCGTGTTCGATGAGCCCGATCGTCTCCGGATCGAACGACCGAACGCACGCCAGCATCTATCATTTGGCATGGGGCCGCATCGCTGCATCGGCTCGCGCCTGGCGGAAATGCAGTTGCGCGTATTGTGGGAGGAAGTGCTGGCCCGCGGACTCGAGATCGAGGTGCTTACACCGCCCACTTACGCTTTCTCGAATCTCGTGCGCAGCCCGACCCGGCTGCCGGTCCGTATCAAGGGCTGAAAGCAGATCAGCTCATAATTTACTGGACAGCTCATGACCCGATCAGTCTTTCGTCCTGACCTCTTGCGAGGCAAGTCGGTCTTCATCGCCGGCGGCACCAGCGGCATCAATCTTGGTATCGCAGAGGCATATGCGGATGCGGGCGCAAGCGTAGCCATAGCCGGCCGCGACGCCGAAAAGGCCGAGAACGCCGCGAACCATCTGCGCGGGAGAGGTGGCGAGGCCATCGGTGTCAGCCTCGATGTGCGGGACTATGCCTCGGTGGAGGCGGGGCTTGAACTCGCGCGGAACAGGTTCGGCGAATTCGACATCGTCATATCAGGTGCTGCCGGAAACTTTCTCGCGCCCGCGCTCGGCATGTCGGCGAACGGATTTCGCACCGTCATCGACATTGATCTCAATGGTACCTTCAACATATTCCGCGCCGCCTATGCGCTGCTTCGCAAACCCGGTGCATCGCTGATCGCGATCAGCGCGGGTCAGGCGACGAACCCGATGATGTTCCAGGCACATGTTTGCGCAGCGAAGGCTGGCATCAACATGCTTGTGAAGGTCCTGGCGATGGAATGGGGGCCGGCGGGGGTGCGCGTGAATGTGATTTCACCAGGCCCGATCGGCGGTACCGAGGGCATGGCGCGTCTCACTCCCACAGCAGAGGAAGAAGCGTCCTGGAAGGCCCGCATAGCGCTGCGTGATTTCGGACAGAAAAGCGATGTCTCCGAGATGGCGATGTTCCTCGCAAGCGACGCATCGGCCTATGTCACTGGCTCGATCTTCCAATGCGACGGTGGCTGGACGCTGGGTAATTCCTCGGGCGAGACTCTCGGCGGCGAGGCGCGATAGCAGAATGGAGACGAACATGATCAACCCGATGTCACTCGATGGCCGCAGCGTGATCATTACGGGCGCCGCGCAGGGAATAGGACTGGCGACCGCTCATCTGTTGTACGAACTCGGCGCGCATGTAACGCTGCTCGATCGCAATGAGGAAAGGCTTAGCGAAGCCGCCTCGGCATTCGATGCACAGCGCATTCTCGTGCAATGCGGCAGCATTACCGACCGGTCGTTCGTGGGCCGCGCCATGGCCGCACATATCGCCCGGTTCGGTGCGGTCGATGGTCTGGTCAACAACGCAGGGATCACCCGTACGGCGATGATCGAGAAGATGACTCTCGAGGATTGGCAGGCCGTGATCGATGTCAATCTCACCGGCGTCTTCAACATGCTGCAGGCAGTCGGCACAACGATGATCGCCAGAGCCAAAGAGGGCGAGGCCAATCCGGGCGCTATCGTCAACATATCCTCCGATGCCGGTCGCAAGGGAACGATCGGCCAGATCAATTATGGTGCCGCGAAATCCGGAGTGCTCGGGATCACGATGAGCGCAGCCCGTGAATGGGGCCGTCACGGGATCCGCGTGAACAGCGTCGCCTACGGGGTCGTCGAAACTGAGATGACCGAGATCGCACGCAGCGAGAAGTTCCGGGACCGATATCTTTCGAACATCCCGCTCGGCCGCTTCCTCAGTCCAGACGAAGCCGCCTACTCGATCGCCTTTCTGCTCTCGCCTGCCTCGGCCTTCATTACGGGTCAGCATCTCAGCGTGAACGGCGGCGGCCACATCACCGCCTGATCCTACTCGTGACGGGAAGATAGACATGGAATTTCGGCTCACGGACACCCAGCGCGAACTGCAGGAAGCCGCGCGCAAGTTCGCCCGCGCGGAACTCTCGGACCTGGCGCGGGAGCTTGAGGAGAAAGCGAGTCCGGTCCCGGACGCGATGCGCAAACGCTACGCCGAAATGGGCTTTCTCGGCGTTAACCTGCCCGAACAATATGGCGGCCTGGGCCTCGGGCATCTCGAGGCACTGCTGGTGCTCGAACAATTCGCAATGATCTCGGTGGCGGTGGCATTTCCGGTGTTCGAGAGCGCCACGGGTCCCGTCCGCACCGTCGAGCATTTCGCGAGCGACAAGCTCAAGGCGCGTATCCTGCCCGAGGTGATCAAGGGCGAGAAGATCGTCGCGGTCTCGATGTCCGAACCTGCAGCAGGCACCGCGCTCACCGATCTCAAGACCGCTGCCCGCTATGACGGTGACGAGATCGTCCTCACCGGCCAGAAGCGCTGGTGCTCGGGCGGCGGCCATTCGGACTATTACATCGTCTATTGCCGCTTCGATGATGAGCCGGGCGCCAAGGGCATCGGCGCGGTGCTGGTCGAGAAGGAGCGCGAAGGGATCAGCTTCGGACGCCCGGAAAGTCTGATGGGCTTTCGCGGCATCCCCTCCGCCGACATCTATCTCGATGAAGTACGCGTGTCGAAGGACAATCTGATCGTGCCCAAGGGCGGCTTCGGCAAGCTGATGACCGCGTTCAGCCTCGAACGCTGCGGCAACGCCACCATGGGCCTGGGCATCGCCGCCGCTGCGCTGGAGGAGGCGACCGAATATTCGCAGGAACGCCATCAGTTCGGCAAGCCGATCGTCGATTTCCAGGCGATCCAGCTGAAGCTCGCCGAAATGGCGATGAAGGTCGAAGCGTCACGCCTGCTGATCTATCGCGCCGCGGTGAACGCCAGCCAGGGTCTGCCCTCGATCCTCGACAGCTCACTCGCCAAATGCTTTTCGAACGAAATGGTGGTCGAGGTCGCGTCCAAGGGGCTGCAGATCATGGGCGGCTATGGCTACTCCAAGGAGTATCGCATGGAGCAGCGCGTGCGCGACAGCTACGCCTGGGGCATCGCGGGCGGCACAACCGACGTCCAGAAAACCAATATCGCATCGGCGTTGGTCGGCCGCCGCTTCAATCAGCGCGCCTGATGCGCCAACTTCAGGAGCGCATGATCGGCGATCGCGTCTCGATCGGGAGAGCGGGCGCCGTCGCGGATATTCGATTGCGCCGCCCGTTCAAGATGAATGCTCTGGATGGGCCGATGTTTGATGCTCTCATCGCGGCCGCGGAGTCGGTCGCAGTCGATCCGACGATCCGGGCAGTAGTTCTCTCTGGAGAAGGCAAGGCGTTCTGCGCAGGAATAGACTTGGAAAGCCTCCAGGCTTTGATGAGCGACGAGGGCAAACAGGCGATGCAGTCGCGCAGCCACGGACTCGCTAATCGCTACCAGCAAGCTGCCTTGGCATGGCGCGAAGTTCCGGTCCCGGTAATTGCCGCGCTGCATGGCGTCGCCTTTGGCGGCGGATTGCAG
This genomic interval carries:
- a CDS encoding enoyl-CoA hydratase-related protein, which gives rise to MSADVNESSRAVLRVERDGPLVILTIDDPGTRNALSPLLTRELVAACDAINADMSVGCVILTAAGDVFCAGGNLKDMYARANHFAGNAAEIRRTYLAGVQTIARALHDLEVPSIAAVNGAAMGAGMDFATMCTMRIASDRAKFAESFIKLGLTSAAGGAWFLTRAIGQSAAAEMALTGDTLDAEQALAIGLVSRVVQHDALLDEARTLAARITRHPMHSIRLNTRLLRDSARLDLHTALEIAAGMQAIVQQTDDQHEAVAAVMERRIPAFTGR
- a CDS encoding 2Fe-2S iron-sulfur cluster-binding protein, which gives rise to MRIVFGLPSQEQIFATVAEGESLMRAAVEHDVPGIYGDCGGQCACATCHVYIDSDWIERVGTAEPGSTEESMLEGAPADVQPNSRLACQVILTPELDGLVVLVPEGQ
- a CDS encoding cytochrome P450; this translates as MNTQIRGAIETIDVSRPSIFRDDSWRPLFAKLRADDPVHYCADSRSGPYWSITRYEDIVRVDTDPDGFSSHYSRGGVTLDDRKTSQSFMQMDPPDHTRKRKSVTGIVAPKSLGQMEILIRERAGRTLDALPRNEEFDWVENVSVELTSMMLATLFGHPVEDRRRLVRWSDIITADLEDPESPISTEEERQEVLKEFYMSMVEVWQRRQSEPPGFDIISILAHDPEMRNASLQEITSVFGLFLVGGNDTTRNSMSGGVWGFAQNPDEWTKLKANQKLLGNAVSEIIRFQTPVIYERRTATRDIELGGKIIKEGDRVAMWYISGNRDESVFDEPDRLRIERPNARQHLSFGMGPHRCIGSRLAEMQLRVLWEEVLARGLEIEVLTPPTYAFSNLVRSPTRLPVRIKG
- a CDS encoding SDR family oxidoreductase produces the protein MTRSVFRPDLLRGKSVFIAGGTSGINLGIAEAYADAGASVAIAGRDAEKAENAANHLRGRGGEAIGVSLDVRDYASVEAGLELARNRFGEFDIVISGAAGNFLAPALGMSANGFRTVIDIDLNGTFNIFRAAYALLRKPGASLIAISAGQATNPMMFQAHVCAAKAGINMLVKVLAMEWGPAGVRVNVISPGPIGGTEGMARLTPTAEEEASWKARIALRDFGQKSDVSEMAMFLASDASAYVTGSIFQCDGGWTLGNSSGETLGGEAR
- a CDS encoding SDR family NAD(P)-dependent oxidoreductase: MINPMSLDGRSVIITGAAQGIGLATAHLLYELGAHVTLLDRNEERLSEAASAFDAQRILVQCGSITDRSFVGRAMAAHIARFGAVDGLVNNAGITRTAMIEKMTLEDWQAVIDVNLTGVFNMLQAVGTTMIARAKEGEANPGAIVNISSDAGRKGTIGQINYGAAKSGVLGITMSAAREWGRHGIRVNSVAYGVVETEMTEIARSEKFRDRYLSNIPLGRFLSPDEAAYSIAFLLSPASAFITGQHLSVNGGGHITA
- a CDS encoding acyl-CoA dehydrogenase family protein, which codes for MEFRLTDTQRELQEAARKFARAELSDLARELEEKASPVPDAMRKRYAEMGFLGVNLPEQYGGLGLGHLEALLVLEQFAMISVAVAFPVFESATGPVRTVEHFASDKLKARILPEVIKGEKIVAVSMSEPAAGTALTDLKTAARYDGDEIVLTGQKRWCSGGGHSDYYIVYCRFDDEPGAKGIGAVLVEKEREGISFGRPESLMGFRGIPSADIYLDEVRVSKDNLIVPKGGFGKLMTAFSLERCGNATMGLGIAAAALEEATEYSQERHQFGKPIVDFQAIQLKLAEMAMKVEASRLLIYRAAVNASQGLPSILDSSLAKCFSNEMVVEVASKGLQIMGGYGYSKEYRMEQRVRDSYAWGIAGGTTDVQKTNIASALVGRRFNQRA